TATCCTTTGGCGTACGAGATGGTACTTTTTCAAGAGGTCACCTATTCCAATGGTGTTCTCATGTAAGCACATTTAACATTGGAATTCTAATGCTAAACATTGTtgctacataaaaaaaatatcttttgtgaGTTAATTCCAGttttatatacacacacattcTTCCTGTTGGGTgcacatttcatttcatttctccTCCCTTTGCCATCTTAGATGCCTGTGAAGAATCGCTCCTTGCTCAAGCCCTTTAGTCCCGGCGAACACTCCCCACTCTCCTCGAACCAGACCGTTATAGGTCCACTAGCTTCTATATGGCTTGTCATTGAAGCACACTCTTACTGGAGTGGGTCTCGCTTTGATACCATATTGTGATACATTTGGACTAACTcactcaaaatattttcctctttggcCCATCCTATACCGAGCCACAAAATTTTACCATTTCGCATACATGTGGGCACTTTTCCAAGAAGTCACTTATCTCGGTAGTGCTCTCACCTGAATATGCTTACTATTGAAGTTCCAATGCTAAACGTTGTTAcatcaaaaaatgttttttgtaAGTTAATTCAGTTTCACACACACGTGTGTGCGCATTTCCCGTAAAGGCGTTCCTCTAGTCCGGCCTCATATGCCATCATATAAGTCTGCTAAGAGCCACTCCTTATCCAGTCCTCTGGCATTGATAAAGACACCCCTTTGCTGGACGGAGTCGTTACATtaacattatttcaaatggcATTATACGTGTTTTTTTCAAGATCAAATTGTTAAGTATCCACCAAAGTCAAAACATAGCatgctaaaaactaaaaaacttATAATGATAAATGAAAGGAGAACACATCTATATAGAAAGCATATGAATCTCATAGTCAAGCGATGTGGTTATTTCAACAACACAAAATActgaagcaaaaagaaaaaaaaaaggagattttgatatagataaaaaatttcaaacagttTGACTAAGTGTTAAATACCCCGCGTCGCTTGACTACAAggtttatattttctttatattcatgtggtatCCCTTCACCTATCagcttgtgtttttcttggaCATTCTGACATCGTACTTGAGTCGAATTATGTTCTTTTTCATGTTACGGCCTCCGTTTGTCAAATTTCATGTGAGTTTGTGATATGCGATGTTAATTGTCTCACATCACTTGCTCACGGATttatatgcaatttgatctttctccatttattgatTTAAGCCTTTGAGCTGGGCATCGTAACACTAAGAAATATGCTCAAATTGCTGCTCTAGAAGTGGAAAAGAAGCAAAAGCCAACGCCCAAGGACAAAGGGCAAAGGCATGTGTCAATGTCATCAACTCTtcaagaaaattcaaagccCCTTTCGCCCGAAGACCGTTTGTGCAGTAGGAGACATTTAAGACTTCAACCATTTGATTTTGTCCGCATGGGGAAAAAGGTATGACGCATTCCCCTTTATCTTTCTTCGCACATCAAACGTTTATTTCCCTCTTTCGTCCTCAACAAAAATCTGTCATATCCATAATTTCAATTGGTTATAAAGAAGTAAAGTACATATATGGGTCGAAACCAAACTCAGAACATATTGTGAGACCATTGTTGTCAACTATTCaaaaagtttaagttattatatgaatgtgtgatttaatatttaaaaattttatcacTATCCTCCACGCTTAGTCTGTCTTTTTTGCCTAGTATTAGGCTTGAAAATATTTACTTGGAGAGGCAAatggggcctggaaagatttaaaCATAAGACTCTTACTCtaatattatgtgaaatttaAATAACAACATGCTAATTAATCAATGGAATCAAATGCTGGTGTGAAAAATCAGACCCGCATGTCGATTAATGCTTATAATTAGTTCTTTTGTGGGATCTTTAGTTACAAAATATGCACCAAGAATTAAAGAACGAAGGAATAATGTGATAAGCCTCATTGTACATTTGTTGTATGTAACCCTATGCATCTTTGTTCGAAGGAGTTCAGAAAAGCTTGCTTCCAAACTCATCCACCTCAATCCCTTCTATACAAGAAGCCATTGATTTTCTTGCTAAATCTCGGAGCTGCGATAAGCTCCGTCCGAGCTTCATCGCCACTTTCATCTCGAACATCTCTCCGTTCTCCCTCTTGTTGTAGTCTTGCTCTTCAAGCATCACTTTGATTGTCTCTTCCATAAGCTCGAAGAACCCCGCGTTGTTTCTGTACATCTCCACCACCATACCGACTTGACCTCCGTGCTCAAAGCCGTTGATGATTGCTGCCATAGCACCGGCTATTGCTGCCACCGTCGTGGCTGTCGAGCCACCGAAGGCCGAGCTCGCTGCGGCAATGCCGGTTAGCAAAGGAGCTGAAACCGCCAACATCTTATTCAATTTTAGCGCCATATTCCCGAGCCTCAAGTAATCTTGCTTGTCTTTGCTCTTGAGGACTTGGACTATCGCTCGCATCTCCACTTCCAGGTCTTCGCTCCATCCATTTCGCTCAGTGTTGGCGATGGTTTTGCGTCCTCGGGATTGACGGCGGTTGTCGGAAACCCTAGGCCACCATGCGGCGGGCTCAAACTTTGCGGGGAACTTCTCGATCATTGCTCCGAGCAAAGGCAGCGGATAAGCCCTATCAAGGGCCAGCACCTTCTCCATCATCTCCTTCACGTCTGACTTAGTCGGAGATTGAAGCGCGAGCATGGACTTGATCTCGCTCCTGAGTTGCTTGAACAACCTCGAGGCATTACGTTGCTCTTCAACCAGCTGCGAGGGCTGGATTTTGCTCATCACGAGCGACATCCCTGTGGCCGCTGTGAACAAGAGAGCGGAGCACACTCTCAGTGATGGAGCCGGTGCAGCCGAAGCCATCGCGGCCGTGGTGGTGGCAGTGAGAGTCATCATGTTGACCGAGTTCAACAGGAGCTTGTTCCAGTTGTCTCGCTGCTCGCCGATGTTATCATGCATCTCCACTCTATCTTCGACAGCCACCAAGATCGCATAGAGCTTCGTGGTCGTTTCGATAGAGGAAGTAGGCGATAGGCGTGGCTCCAAAACCCTGTCTTTCTGGGCAACGTCCATCTGTAGCGGCTCTGCAAAGGCGTAACCATTCCTGGTGTTCAATTCCTCAACTAGCTTCTTCGCGATCACGGCCCCTGGATGATCAGCGAGGCTGAGTATGGAGGGCTTCGGGGCTTGGATCGAAGCGGTGATCGTTCTCTTCAAAGAACAAcccgaggaggaggaagaagaagaagaaactaagAGAGAGGAAGCTTGTAAAGCGGCCATTAATGGAGTCGACGAGTCTCGTGTTGCTGTTAAATCTCGGTGGGTGTTTCGAGTGTGTGAATGTGATGGTTTTGAGAGGATTGATTTGAGGATTGGAGTGTTTTCGGTTGTGGAGGTTGGGGGTTCATTTGGTTGCGTATTTATACAAGTGAAGTACGCGGCGCAAGATGAAGAGGTCAGAATTGTTGAAAAGTTTGACTGTAGAACGCAAGGTGTTGACTCAGCCCATGGGGGCTGACCTTTTCTATTATTTGATTTTGTACATGTCAAACATCCAAATGCTATGTAAATATTTGTTACGTCGCCTCCAACATTGCACAGAAATAAGTCTTTACATATACTTTTTGTCGTAATACTATGCATTTTAAATTTATCTACATGGTTAATATATAAATGTATTACGAcctttttcaaataaatatctAAACGTCCAAGTCGTATTCAATTTTTAGAATGTCAATTTGTCCCATTATTTGATATTATTATTTTGAGAATCGGGGCCATCGTATGCTCGAACTTCAtgatatatttttctattctttctagTAAATGCTAAAATTAATTTGGTCAAATAGAACAAATTTAGAAGAGCATTTACTATTACCAGATGTGACATGCCCCATCCGTTCGTCAGCCTATGCCTCTTGTGTCAACCTGGCTTTAGCCCCAATAGTTAGACCTCTCTACCCTTTCCCACTTATAACTCACATATATTAtcttttgggaatttttctTATAGAAATAAACAAATAACTAAACATATTTATTGGCAAATCCAATTGTAATTCCATATGATATCCTCTTGTTGTGAATGGCCGtttgaaattgatttgctaGACTACATACACATTGTTGGTATCACAAATTTATTGGCAAACTATGGAATTGAGGATAACTTTCAAGTCAAATCTCGAGTTATTTGAGGTTTGACCGGTCCTTGAGATGGAGCTCTCTCGGATTCACAAAGTATCGGGTTTTGGGTTGGGTCAGTTTCCAATTTAGCATTGGTCTTAATTTTCAAGCATTTGACTTTTTGCTTTTCCCTTCAAATTGGCTATAATGTAATGTGGGAGCGAGTCAATTCAATGTAGGTTGAACTTTTGCTTGCTTTGAAGCCATAAAAACGAGTGATGTCAAAAATGTCATGGTTATTCGAAGGCCCACAATAATGTTATTACATCAGTCTATAAATATGTTTAAGTAAGAAGTAGGCCTGTTTTGATagtcattttttaaataatatgagTCCCTCATGAactgacaaaaaaaacttgaaaactacctaaataattattgaaaagtttatgactttggTACTCCTGGATTAATTCACTCAAGATATTGTTCGTTTTGGCCCGTCTCGCACCGAGTCTCACGATAGTGTTCTCATCTGAGCATACTTAACATTAAAGTTCCAATATTAAACGTTGTCCTTACCTCAAAAAACGTTTTTTGTGAGTTAATTCCAGTTTCATGtatatatttttcaagaacGATTTCCTTATATTCCATGCACAATTTGATTTATTCCTACTCCCTTTGCCATCATAGAAACCTACCATGAGCCACTCATTGTTCGAGTGCTTTGGCCCTAATTAACACTCCTTGCCCTTATCGGATTGGATTATTATAGGCCCATTAGCTTCCTCGAGGTTCATCCTCAAATGGCACATCTGCGGGAGAAGGTCCTCCTTTTATATTATATTGTGACACTCTAAAATTAACTCACTCGAGCTATTACCTACTTTAACTCATCACATATCAAGCCTCACTATTTTGTCATTTGGCACACAATATGGCACTTTCCCAATTGGTTTCCCATCTTGGTAGTGATCTCTTCTTAGCATGCTAACTGTTCTAGTGCTAAACATTCTTATTATGTCAAAAAACACTTTTTGTGAGTTAATTCAAGCTtccatacatacatacatacatacatacatacatacatacatcaagaaaactcTTGGGTGCACAATTTGTTTCATTTCTACTCCATTCGTCATCTTAGAAACTTGTCAGGAATTGCTCCTTGCCCCAGCCCTCGGGTCATGACAAATACTCCAGTCCTCCTTATATCAGGTCGTTATAGGCCCACCAGCTCCCGTATGATTTGTCCTCGAAGCATGCTCGTATTGGATACTTTTTTACCATCCTATACCAAGCCTCACAATATTATCCTTTAGCGTTCGGGTGGGCACATTTTCAGGAAGTCACTCACCTAGTAGTACTCTCACTTGAGCACGCCTAACATTGAAGTTCCAATACTAACATTGTCATTACGCCAAAAAACATATCTTGTAAGTTAAATTCAATTTCATACACACACATCCCATAAATGCTTTCTTCCACTTTTGGTGCATATTTTGATCCATTCCTACTTCAttttgaagggatttatcggaaccgaatcggacgatcatacagagaatcgagaaaaatttgaaagacgcacgagattacctaggttcaccccaagattagggctacgtcccgcaaagagatttcactatattttttcggtttacagccaattcaactcaatacaatgataaaatcgaataaaatatatatgcccaaaaacgggctaaaaaacctaaaacctcttaattccaccatacgGGCCAACTTAAATAAAAACCCAAACCCGTAGAagtttcgggggcgctgcccccgaacccccgcatcccgcgcgtaggggtcatatgtcgttgggtaacacttcggtttccttAAGCTCACATGGGCGTACCccgtgtgagaaacaagggtccccgaagtattcgccaactccaacacatTTGCCATCATATAAGTTGGTAGGAGCCACCCCTTATCCGACCCTCTAGCCTCAACAAACACCTCCTTTGTCAAACCGGGTCGTTACATTTACATTATTGCAAATGACACTATACATGAATTTTTCAAGATCAACTTGTTCAGTATTGACCAAAGTCAAAACATCATGTGCTAAAAAGTGAAAAGCtagaaataaaatttaatcTAAACAATTAGGCATTTTAAGAAACACTCAATATTAAGGACTAAAATATAAGCTATTTGATACATATTAATATGtccaattcaaaaacttaattgataaaTAGAGGGAGAATACATGTATATAAAAAGCATATGAACTTGGTAGTCCTTTGATGTGGTTATTTCAACAACACAAAAGAacgaagcagaaaaaaaaaatagaaacaagagatattgaaaaagataaaaagtctCAAACATTTTGACCAAGTGTTAAATACTTTACATTGCTTGTGCACGgggtttatatttttattttttttcatacatACAGTTTCTCTTTATCTATTAGCTCGAGTTTTCATTGGACATGTAGCCAATGTACCAGAGTCGAGTTCCAGTTCCTGTTATGGCCTCCATTCGTGAATATGATCTTGCTCTGCCCTATCGATTTAAACCTTTGAGTTGGGCATTGTAACGCTAAGAAATATGCTCAAATTGCTGCTCCAgggtgaaaagaagaagaaggaatcaGCCGATGCCCAAGAACAAAGGGCGAAGAGAATCTGAATGCGTCAATGACGCCAACTCTTCAAGAAAAGTCAAAGCCGCTTTCGCATGGAGACCGTTTGTGTCGCAGGAGACATTTAAGACTTCAACCATTTGATTGTGTCCGCATCGTGAAAAAAGGTATGACGCATTgcccttcgttttttctttACACATCCAACGTTTATTTCTGTCTTGTGTCCTCGACAAAAATATATCATATTCATAATTTCAATTGGTTATAAAGAAAATCACCTTCGTCTTGAGCATGTCAACtgagaaaatttagaaacatGACCTTCTGAAAATGCTTAACCGTATAGTACGATAATAGAATAACTAAACTTTTATCTATAAGTAGACTAGTATTAGCTAAGATGTGGAATTCTTATATGGGTCGAAACCAGACTAGAATTTAATTAAGGTTTGACAATTCCTGCACATAGAATCATGTGACTCTGTCAGTATGTACTTCATGATAATATGTAAAGACCACATTTTGGGAACCATTTTTTCCCTACTGGCAACTTGTCATTTAGTTAATATGTTGAGAAATAAAATACTtgattttttacattttatatgtAACGGCTGATGGATTCATTTTGTCTTATTTAGTTCCAAATTTTGCGACCATATTATGTAAGAAAAGCAACGcccatttcaaaaattatttccaCAGGGaaaccaaaaaattcaaaatatcaacatgctaaattaatcaaatgaaTCAAATGTTGTTGTGAAAAATCAGACTTGCATGTTGATTAATGAAGGAATAATGTGATAAGCCTCATTGTACATTTGTTGTATGTAACCCCTATGTATCTTTGTTCAAAGTAGTTCAGAAAAGCTTGCTTCCAAACTCATCCACCTCAGTCCCTTCCATACAAGAAGCCATGGATTTTCTTGCTAAATCTCGGAGCTGCGACAAGCTCCGTCCCAGCTTCATTGCCACCTTCATCTCAAACATCTCTCCGTTCTCTCTCTTGCTGTAGTCTCTCTCTTCTAGTGTCGCTTCGATTGTCTCTTCCATAAGCTCGAAGAACCCCGCGCAGTTTCTGTACATCTCCACGACCATACCGACTTGACCACCATGCTCGAAGCTGTTGACAATCGCCGCCATCGCACCAGCGATGGCCGCCACCATCATGGCCGTTGAGCCACCAAAGGCTGAGCCTGCCGCGGCAATGGTGGTTAACAAAGGACCCGAAACCGCCAACATCTTATTCAATTTTAGCGCCAGATTCCCAAGCCTCAAGTAGTCTTGCTTGTCTTTGCTCTTGAGGACTTCGACGATCGCTTTCATCTCCACTTCTAGGTCCTCGCTCCATCCATTTCGCTCCATGTTCTTAATGGTTTTGCGCCCTCGGGATTGGCGGCGGTTGTTGGAAACCCTAGGCCACCAAGCGGCAGGCTCAAACTTCGCGGGGAACTTCTCGATCATGGCTCCTAGCAAAGGCAGCGGATAAGCCCTATCAAGGGCTAGCACCTTCTCCATCGTCTCCTTCACGTCTGACTCAGTCGGAGATTGAAGCGCAAGCAACGACTTGATCTCGCTCCG
This sequence is a window from Rhodamnia argentea isolate NSW1041297 chromosome 3, ASM2092103v1, whole genome shotgun sequence. Protein-coding genes within it:
- the LOC115732625 gene encoding probable F-box protein At4g22030, coding for MAALQASSLLVSSSSSSSSGCSSKRTITASIQVPKPSILSLTDHPGAVIAKKLAEELNIRNGYAFAEPLQMEVVQKDRALEPRLSPTSSVETTAKLYAILEAVEDRVEMHDNIGEQRDNWNKLLLNSVNMMTLTATTTAAMATAAPAPSLRVCSTLLFTAAIGMSLAMSKIQPSQLAEEQRNASRLFKQLRSEIKSLLALQSPTESDVKETMEKVLALDRAYPLPLLGAMIEKFPAKFEPAAWWPRVSNNRRQSRGRKTIKNMERNGWSEDLEVEMKAIVEVLKSKDKQDYLRLGNLALKLNKMLAVSGPLLTTIAAAGSAFGGSTAMMVAAIAGAMAAIVNSFEHGGQVGMVVEMYRNCAGFFELMEETIEATLEERDYSKRENGEMFEMKVAMKLGRSLSQLRDLARKSMASCMEGTEVDEFGSKLF
- the LOC115733829 gene encoding probable F-box protein At4g22030, whose amino-acid sequence is MAALQASSLLVSSSSSSSSGCSLKRTITASIQAPKPSILSLADHPGAVIAKKLVEELNTRNGYAFAEPLQMDVAQKDRVLEPRLSPTSSIETTTKLYAILVAVEDRVEMHDNIGEQRDNWNKLLLNSVNMMTLTATTTAAMASAAPAPSLRVCSALLFTAATGMSLVMSKIQPSQLVEEQRNASRLFKQLRSEIKSMLALQSPTKSDVKEMMEKVLALDRAYPLPLLGAMIEKFPAKFEPAAWWPRVSDNRRQSRGRKTIANTERNGWSEDLEVEMRAIVQVLKSKDKQDYLRLGNMALKLNKMLAVSAPLLTGIAAASSAFGGSTATTVAAIAGAMAAIINGFEHGGQVGMVVEMYRNNAGFFELMEETIKVMLEEQDYNKRENGEMFEMKVAMKLGRSLSQLRDLARKSMASCIEGIEVDEFGSKLF